A region from the Flavobacteriales bacterium genome encodes:
- a CDS encoding ketoacyl-ACP synthase III has product MSKITAAITAVQGYVPEYRLTNAVLETMVDTNDAWITERTGIKERRILKGEDQGLSVMCVEAVKGLCAKRGIDPMEIDLLICATVTPDHQFPATANIICDQVGAKNAWGFDLMAACSGFLFALTTGAQFIENGKYKKVVVVGGDKMSSIIDYTDRATCIIFGDGAGAVLLEPNTEGLGIVDSILRTDGSGCQYLHQKAGGSKRPATIKTVEAREHFVYQEGKAVFKFAVTNMADVSAEIMERNGLKSDDVAWLVPHQANKRIIDATAHRMGLPEEKVMVNIERFGNTTAGTLPLCLWEWEPRLNKGDNIILSAFGGGFTWGAVYLKWAYGG; this is encoded by the coding sequence AGATCACAGCGGCCATTACAGCGGTGCAAGGCTACGTGCCCGAATACCGGTTGACGAACGCCGTGCTGGAGACGATGGTGGACACGAACGATGCGTGGATCACCGAGCGGACGGGTATCAAGGAGCGCCGCATCCTCAAGGGGGAGGACCAGGGTCTGAGCGTGATGTGCGTGGAGGCCGTGAAAGGCCTCTGTGCCAAGCGCGGCATCGATCCCATGGAGATCGACCTGCTGATCTGCGCCACGGTTACGCCTGACCATCAGTTCCCCGCCACGGCCAACATCATCTGCGACCAAGTGGGCGCCAAGAACGCTTGGGGCTTCGACCTCATGGCGGCCTGTAGCGGCTTCCTCTTCGCATTGACCACCGGTGCCCAGTTCATCGAGAACGGGAAGTACAAGAAAGTGGTGGTAGTGGGCGGCGACAAAATGAGCTCCATCATCGACTATACCGACCGGGCTACTTGCATCATCTTCGGCGATGGGGCCGGGGCCGTGCTGTTGGAACCGAACACCGAGGGGTTGGGCATCGTGGACAGCATTCTTCGCACCGACGGCAGCGGGTGCCAGTACCTGCACCAGAAAGCCGGGGGCAGCAAGCGCCCTGCTACGATCAAGACGGTGGAGGCCCGCGAGCACTTCGTTTACCAGGAAGGCAAGGCCGTGTTCAAGTTCGCCGTTACGAACATGGCCGATGTGAGCGCCGAGATCATGGAACGCAACGGCCTGAAGAGCGACGATGTGGCCTGGCTGGTGCCCCACCAAGCCAACAAGCGCATCATCGATGCCACCGCCCACCGCATGGGCCTGCCCGAGGAGAAAGTGATGGTGAACATCGAACGTTTCGGGAACACCACCGCCGGCACCCTTCCGCTCTGCCTCTGGGAATGGGAGCCTCGCCTGAATAAGGGCGACAACATCATCCTGAGCGCTTTCGGTGGCGGCTTCACCTGGGGGGCCGTTTACCTGAAGTGGGCCTACGGCGGGTGA
- the accB gene encoding acetyl-CoA carboxylase biotin carboxyl carrier protein — protein sequence MNLNQIQELIKFVAKSGVSEVEIEQKDFKITIKTPAGKKEVQMVAAPAPVYAAPPPVAAPAAVAPAAAPAPVSPAAAPAADSKYITIKAPMIGTFYRAAGPGKPVFVNVGDEVKKGQAICIIEAMKLFNEIESDVAGKIVKVLVDDAKPVEYDQPLFLVDPA from the coding sequence ATGAACCTGAACCAGATCCAGGAACTGATCAAGTTCGTGGCGAAGAGCGGTGTGAGCGAAGTGGAGATCGAGCAAAAGGACTTCAAGATCACCATCAAGACGCCAGCGGGAAAGAAGGAGGTGCAGATGGTGGCGGCCCCCGCACCAGTGTACGCCGCACCGCCCCCTGTTGCAGCACCTGCGGCAGTGGCCCCTGCAGCTGCCCCGGCCCCTGTGTCTCCGGCAGCCGCACCCGCCGCCGACAGCAAGTACATCACCATCAAGGCACCCATGATCGGCACCTTCTACCGTGCGGCCGGTCCGGGCAAACCGGTCTTCGTGAACGTGGGCGACGAGGTGAAGAAGGGCCAGGCCATCTGCATCATCGAAGCCATGAAGCTCTTCAACGAGATCGAGAGCGATGTGGCGGGCAAGATCGTGAAGGTGCTGGTGGACGATGCCAAGCCCGTGGAGTACGATCAGCCGTTGTTCCTCGTGGATCCTGCCTAG